From the genome of Mugil cephalus isolate CIBA_MC_2020 chromosome 2, CIBA_Mcephalus_1.1, whole genome shotgun sequence, one region includes:
- the si:dkey-117m1.4 gene encoding uncharacterized protein si:dkey-117m1.4 isoform X2 has product MAETVRSLIDYRDPHNLDSENGEGVKPAPPLRGRGCGRKRKGTPVKVFVTHTEEESVPEHSFSPGDRKEAGENKRPSLDGPFYNTQPAPHICDPSEMAHGKMSTGSRTSSCSASTPAPSPAASSAPTPTPVPAPAPATATSAQARSLTPASTAPAAPAASAPAPTASSFPPSPNCRIREVNCGSQVRLVVIAIRDITKGEEITVDYSLTEWGENLGFRGTVSPAQHECNSDTENNNSIKKEDEPLSLTAPQQQRHQQQRHQQQEYVTPSWSLSPSSSPISHSDASDSDVGDEDNSSPRGRALRRRKKRRGTPSKKKTPHRTPPGRPPTLSPSSAPHHTRPVPSSHPLAQSSPPCSSSSSSSSSRPVFKPPAPLASNAATNISTNVPKGAVSIDAMRQTCEYCGRHFRSLGRHLDKHHAHQPDVCSALVERYTQIPRLHAQNTNPATAHTQQPSKLSHATGQSRSSDVAQSGVQDLSMSPPTLMAANQSAAPSGRNATPPMLTPPRGQNAVPVSVLKRSPPPVTVTQSRKAATRRPKKERQVEEEEDEEEDVEVVEVTRPKEEEDVELVCPQSFSSKLAKDIKPPKEEEDEVDEEEEEEEENGVMEVEDDSGTEEKEKDLLSSGRHHMLPLLSSLSSLVLYLRRLQHSAFLSLSRQLQSAEAWRLLCHSSLALLILYNRRRECEVSKLSIAEYRARITPQCPVPVPPGAPPALTPLEASLSPFERLVLPHLPRVGVQGKRGRVQPLILPPHCEPCLELLLQTRQDVGVDPTNPYVFARPYHSPATPLRGTDLLRSLARSSGTRNPRALTQTRVRRQVAILTQLLLLGEGEEPGQPGGSAVERLEHFLEREYHVTQNCAGIGQDPGLMGRVGRVVLCGERDGVLFRGMSLNHICLELDVMSGNSADSYSEAESEGDHVKEKVEVSSPAPALNPTPTLLYVRKGKNNGRVGRPKKLKNIQPPPPPPPPPPPPPANRRRGSGKRGVLKRPWSEAERAAVEEHLTQNINELRVPAKADCERCLQQCPLLVSNQRDWRAIKFYCHNRIQLLKKNQRRESAPQPLTVC; this is encoded by the exons ATGGCGGAGACCGTACGCTCTCTCATCGACTACCGGGACCCACACAACCTGGACAGCGAGAACGGAGAAGGCGTCAAACCCGCGCCGCCGCTACGGGG GCGCGGCTgtgggaggaaaagaaaagggacaCCAGTGAAAGTCTTTGTTACACACACTGAGGAGGAGAGCGTGCCTGAACACAGCTTCAGCCCAG GTGATAGGAAGGAAGCAGGAGAGAATAAACGGCCCAGTCTGGACGGGCCTTTCTACAACACCCAGCCAGCTCCTCACATCTG TGATCCATCAGAGATGGCTCATGGCAAGATGTCCACTGGATCCAGGACCAGCTCCTGCTCAGCCTCTACACCAGCTCCATCTCCGGCTGCTTCCTCAGCCCCAACCCCTACACCAGTTCCCGCTCCCGCCCCGGCCACTGCGACCTCAGCTCAAGCGCGCTCTCTGACCCCAGCATCCACAGCTCCAGCTGCCCCGGCGGCCTCTGCTCCGGCCCCGACGGCCagctccttccctccctcccctaaCTGCCGTATCCGGGAGGTAAACTGCGGCAGCCAGGTGCGCCTGGTTGTTATCGCCATCCGAGACATCACCAAGGGAGAGGAGATCACTGTGGACTACAGCCTGACGGAGTGGGGAGAGAACCTG gGTTTCCGTGGTACTGTGTCTCCAGCGCAGCACGAGTGTAACTCTGACACCGAGAATAACAACAGTatcaaaaag GAGGATGAGCCCCTCTCTCTGACGGCCCCCCAGCAGCAGCGGCATCAACAACAGCGTCATCAGCAGCAGGAATACGTCACCCCCTCCTggtccctctctccctcctcgtcCCCCATCTCCCACTCTGACGCCAGCGACTCAGACGTCGGAGACGAGGACAACTCCAGCCCACGTGGCCGTGCACTACGTCGGCGAAAGAAACGCCGCGGCACTCCCTCAAAGAAGAAGACACCCCACCGGACCCCACCCGGGCGCCCGCCGACTCTTTCCCCCTCCAGTGCTCCTCATCACACCCGTCCAGTCCCTTCATCCCACCCTTTAGCGCAGTCCTCCCCTCCctgctcgtcctcctcctcttcctcctcgtccagGCCTGTGTTTAAGCCTCCGGCTCCCCTGGCCTCCAACGCCGCAACCAACATCTCCACAAATGTCCCCAAGGGAGCAGTGTCCATAGACGCCATGCGCCAAACCTGCGAGTACTGTGGACGCCACTTCCGCTCCCTGGGGCGCCACTTAGACAAACATCACGCCCACCAGCCCGACGTGTGCTCCGCCCTGGTGGAGCGCTACACACAGATCCCCCGCCTGCACGCGCAAAACACGAACCCCGCCACGGCTCACACACAGCAACCTTCAAAACTGTCACACGCCACAGGACAGAGTCGCAGCTCAGATGTTGCACAAAGCGGCGTCCAGGACCTCTCCATGTCTCCGCCCACTCTCATGGCAGCCAACCAATCCGCTGCCCCGTCCGGCAGGAACGCTACTCCTCCCATGCTGACTCCTCCGCGGGGACAAAATGCAGTGCCGGTGTCTGTCCTAAAGAGGAGCCCGCCCCCTGTGACTGTGACGCAGTCCAGGAAGGCAGCGACGAGGAGGCCTAAGAAAGAAAGgcaggtggaggaagaggaggacgaggaagaagaTGTGGAGGTCGTAGAGGTGACGAGGcctaaagaggaggaagatgtagAGCTGGTGTGCCCCCAGTCCTTCAGCAGCAAGTTGGCCAAAGACATAAAGCCaccaaaagaagaggaagacgaggtggatgaggaggaggaagaggaggaagaaaatgggGTGATGGAGGTGGAAGATGATAGTGggacagaagaaaaggaaaaggactTACTGAG TTCGGGCCGGCACCACATGTTGCCCCTCCTCTCGTCCCTGTCCTCTCTGGTGCTGTACCTCCGTCGGCTGCAGCACTCTGCCTTCTTGTCCCTGTCTCGGCAGCTGCAGTCAGCTGAGGCCTGGCGGCTCCTCTGCCACTCCAGCCTGGCGCTCCTCATCCTGTACAACCGGAGACGCGAGTGTGAGGTCTCCAAGCTCTCTATCGCAGAGTATCGTGCTCGCATTACTCCCCAGTGCCCCGTTCCCGTCCCGCCCGGTGCTCCTCCGGCCCTCACACCGCTGGAGGCCTCCCTTTCCCCCTTTGAGCGCCTGGTGCTTCCCCACCTCCCCAGAGTTGGGGTCCAGGGGAAACGTGGGCGCGTCCAGCCCCTCATCCTCCCCCCTCACTGTGAGCCCTGCCTGGAGCTTCTCCTGCAGACGCGGCAGGATGTTGGAGTCGACCCCACAAACCCATACGTCTTCGCCCGACCCTACCACTCTCCCGCCACTCCGCTGCGTGGCACTGACCTCCTCCGCAGCCTGGCCCGCTCCAGCGGAACCCGCAACCCCCGCGCCCTGACCCAGACCAGGGTTCGCCGCCAGGTGGCGATCCTCACCCAGCTGCTGCTTCTAGGAGAAGGGGAGGAGCCCGGACAGCCGGGGGGCAGCGCTGTGGAGAGACTGGAGCACTTCCTGGAGCGGGAGTACCACGTGACTCAGAACTGCGCCGGAATCGGCCAAGACCCAGGGCTGATGGGCAGAGTGGGCCGGGTGGTGCTGTgtggagagagggatggagtgCTGTTCAGGGGAATGAGCCTGAACCACATCTGTCTGGAACTGGACG TTATGTCAGGCAACTCTGCAGACTCGTACTCGGAGGCAGAGTCTGAAGGGGACCATGTGAAGGAGAAGGTCGAGGTGTCCTCCCCTGCTCCTGCTCTGAACCCAACACCTACCCTGCTGTATGTCAGGAAGGGCAAGAACAACGGGCGGGTGGGGCGACCCAAGAAGCTCAAGAACATCCAGccgccccctccacctcctccaccacccccacctccgCCCGCAAACCGCAGGAGAGGCTCAG GAAAGCGAGGCGTCCTGAAGCGGCCCTGGTCGGAGGCGGAGCGCGCTGCGGTCGAGGAGCACCTGACCCAGAACATTAACGAGCTTCGCGTCCCGGCCAAGGCCGACTGTGAGCGCTGCCTGCAGCAGTGCCCTCTGCTGGTCAGCAACCAGCGCGACTGGCGAGCCATCAAGTTCTACTGCCACAACCGCATCCAGCTGCTGAAGAAAAATCAGCGACGAGAAAGTGCACCTCAGCCCCTCACTGTGTGCTGA
- the si:dkey-117m1.4 gene encoding uncharacterized protein si:dkey-117m1.4 isoform X1, protein MAETVRSLIDYRDPHNLDSENGEGVKPAPPLRGRGCGRKRKGTPVKVFVTHTEEESVPEHSFSPGDRKEAGENKRPSLDGPFYNTQPAPHICDPSEMAHGKMSTGSRTSSCSASTPAPSPAASSAPTPTPVPAPAPATATSAQARSLTPASTAPAAPAASAPAPTASSFPPSPNCRIREVNCGSQVRLVVIAIRDITKGEEITVDYSLTEWGENLGFRGTVSPAQHECNSDTENNNSIKKEDEPLSLTAPQQQRHQQQRHQQQEYVTPSWSLSPSSSPISHSDASDSDVGDEDNSSPRGRALRRRKKRRGTPSKKKTPHRTPPGRPPTLSPSSAPHHTRPVPSSHPLAQSSPPCSSSSSSSSSRPVFKPPAPLASNAATNISTNVPKGAVSIDAMRQTCEYCGRHFRSLGRHLDKHHAHQPDVCSALVERYTQIPRLHAQNTNPATAHTQQPSKLSHATGQSRSSDVAQSGVQDLSMSPPTLMAANQSAAPSGRNATPPMLTPPRGQNAVPVSVLKRSPPPVTVTQSRKAATRRPKKERQVEEEEDEEEDVEVVEVTRPKEEEDVELVCPQSFSSKLAKDIKPPKEEEDEVDEEEEEEEENGVMEVEDDSGTEEKEKDLLSSGRHHMLPLLSSLSSLVLYLRRLQHSAFLSLSRQLQSAEAWRLLCHSSLALLILYNRRRECEVSKLSIAEYRARITPQCPVPVPPGAPPALTPLEASLSPFERLVLPHLPRVGVQGKRGRVQPLILPPHCEPCLELLLQTRQDVGVDPTNPYVFARPYHSPATPLRGTDLLRSLARSSGTRNPRALTQTRVRRQVAILTQLLLLGEGEEPGQPGGSAVERLEHFLEREYHVTQNCAGIGQDPGLMGRVGRVVLCGERDGVLFRGMSLNHICLELDVMSGNSADSYSEAESEGDHVKEKVEVSSPAPALNPTPTLLYVRKGKNNGRVGRPKKLKNIQPPPPPPPPPPPPPANRRRGSGQPKSGKRGVLKRPWSEAERAAVEEHLTQNINELRVPAKADCERCLQQCPLLVSNQRDWRAIKFYCHNRIQLLKKNQRRESAPQPLTVC, encoded by the exons ATGGCGGAGACCGTACGCTCTCTCATCGACTACCGGGACCCACACAACCTGGACAGCGAGAACGGAGAAGGCGTCAAACCCGCGCCGCCGCTACGGGG GCGCGGCTgtgggaggaaaagaaaagggacaCCAGTGAAAGTCTTTGTTACACACACTGAGGAGGAGAGCGTGCCTGAACACAGCTTCAGCCCAG GTGATAGGAAGGAAGCAGGAGAGAATAAACGGCCCAGTCTGGACGGGCCTTTCTACAACACCCAGCCAGCTCCTCACATCTG TGATCCATCAGAGATGGCTCATGGCAAGATGTCCACTGGATCCAGGACCAGCTCCTGCTCAGCCTCTACACCAGCTCCATCTCCGGCTGCTTCCTCAGCCCCAACCCCTACACCAGTTCCCGCTCCCGCCCCGGCCACTGCGACCTCAGCTCAAGCGCGCTCTCTGACCCCAGCATCCACAGCTCCAGCTGCCCCGGCGGCCTCTGCTCCGGCCCCGACGGCCagctccttccctccctcccctaaCTGCCGTATCCGGGAGGTAAACTGCGGCAGCCAGGTGCGCCTGGTTGTTATCGCCATCCGAGACATCACCAAGGGAGAGGAGATCACTGTGGACTACAGCCTGACGGAGTGGGGAGAGAACCTG gGTTTCCGTGGTACTGTGTCTCCAGCGCAGCACGAGTGTAACTCTGACACCGAGAATAACAACAGTatcaaaaag GAGGATGAGCCCCTCTCTCTGACGGCCCCCCAGCAGCAGCGGCATCAACAACAGCGTCATCAGCAGCAGGAATACGTCACCCCCTCCTggtccctctctccctcctcgtcCCCCATCTCCCACTCTGACGCCAGCGACTCAGACGTCGGAGACGAGGACAACTCCAGCCCACGTGGCCGTGCACTACGTCGGCGAAAGAAACGCCGCGGCACTCCCTCAAAGAAGAAGACACCCCACCGGACCCCACCCGGGCGCCCGCCGACTCTTTCCCCCTCCAGTGCTCCTCATCACACCCGTCCAGTCCCTTCATCCCACCCTTTAGCGCAGTCCTCCCCTCCctgctcgtcctcctcctcttcctcctcgtccagGCCTGTGTTTAAGCCTCCGGCTCCCCTGGCCTCCAACGCCGCAACCAACATCTCCACAAATGTCCCCAAGGGAGCAGTGTCCATAGACGCCATGCGCCAAACCTGCGAGTACTGTGGACGCCACTTCCGCTCCCTGGGGCGCCACTTAGACAAACATCACGCCCACCAGCCCGACGTGTGCTCCGCCCTGGTGGAGCGCTACACACAGATCCCCCGCCTGCACGCGCAAAACACGAACCCCGCCACGGCTCACACACAGCAACCTTCAAAACTGTCACACGCCACAGGACAGAGTCGCAGCTCAGATGTTGCACAAAGCGGCGTCCAGGACCTCTCCATGTCTCCGCCCACTCTCATGGCAGCCAACCAATCCGCTGCCCCGTCCGGCAGGAACGCTACTCCTCCCATGCTGACTCCTCCGCGGGGACAAAATGCAGTGCCGGTGTCTGTCCTAAAGAGGAGCCCGCCCCCTGTGACTGTGACGCAGTCCAGGAAGGCAGCGACGAGGAGGCCTAAGAAAGAAAGgcaggtggaggaagaggaggacgaggaagaagaTGTGGAGGTCGTAGAGGTGACGAGGcctaaagaggaggaagatgtagAGCTGGTGTGCCCCCAGTCCTTCAGCAGCAAGTTGGCCAAAGACATAAAGCCaccaaaagaagaggaagacgaggtggatgaggaggaggaagaggaggaagaaaatgggGTGATGGAGGTGGAAGATGATAGTGggacagaagaaaaggaaaaggactTACTGAG TTCGGGCCGGCACCACATGTTGCCCCTCCTCTCGTCCCTGTCCTCTCTGGTGCTGTACCTCCGTCGGCTGCAGCACTCTGCCTTCTTGTCCCTGTCTCGGCAGCTGCAGTCAGCTGAGGCCTGGCGGCTCCTCTGCCACTCCAGCCTGGCGCTCCTCATCCTGTACAACCGGAGACGCGAGTGTGAGGTCTCCAAGCTCTCTATCGCAGAGTATCGTGCTCGCATTACTCCCCAGTGCCCCGTTCCCGTCCCGCCCGGTGCTCCTCCGGCCCTCACACCGCTGGAGGCCTCCCTTTCCCCCTTTGAGCGCCTGGTGCTTCCCCACCTCCCCAGAGTTGGGGTCCAGGGGAAACGTGGGCGCGTCCAGCCCCTCATCCTCCCCCCTCACTGTGAGCCCTGCCTGGAGCTTCTCCTGCAGACGCGGCAGGATGTTGGAGTCGACCCCACAAACCCATACGTCTTCGCCCGACCCTACCACTCTCCCGCCACTCCGCTGCGTGGCACTGACCTCCTCCGCAGCCTGGCCCGCTCCAGCGGAACCCGCAACCCCCGCGCCCTGACCCAGACCAGGGTTCGCCGCCAGGTGGCGATCCTCACCCAGCTGCTGCTTCTAGGAGAAGGGGAGGAGCCCGGACAGCCGGGGGGCAGCGCTGTGGAGAGACTGGAGCACTTCCTGGAGCGGGAGTACCACGTGACTCAGAACTGCGCCGGAATCGGCCAAGACCCAGGGCTGATGGGCAGAGTGGGCCGGGTGGTGCTGTgtggagagagggatggagtgCTGTTCAGGGGAATGAGCCTGAACCACATCTGTCTGGAACTGGACG TTATGTCAGGCAACTCTGCAGACTCGTACTCGGAGGCAGAGTCTGAAGGGGACCATGTGAAGGAGAAGGTCGAGGTGTCCTCCCCTGCTCCTGCTCTGAACCCAACACCTACCCTGCTGTATGTCAGGAAGGGCAAGAACAACGGGCGGGTGGGGCGACCCAAGAAGCTCAAGAACATCCAGccgccccctccacctcctccaccacccccacctccgCCCGCAAACCGCAGGAGAGGCTCAGGTCAGCCTAAATCAG GAAAGCGAGGCGTCCTGAAGCGGCCCTGGTCGGAGGCGGAGCGCGCTGCGGTCGAGGAGCACCTGACCCAGAACATTAACGAGCTTCGCGTCCCGGCCAAGGCCGACTGTGAGCGCTGCCTGCAGCAGTGCCCTCTGCTGGTCAGCAACCAGCGCGACTGGCGAGCCATCAAGTTCTACTGCCACAACCGCATCCAGCTGCTGAAGAAAAATCAGCGACGAGAAAGTGCACCTCAGCCCCTCACTGTGTGCTGA